In one Bacteroides intestinalis DSM 17393 genomic region, the following are encoded:
- a CDS encoding DUF4369 domain-containing protein: MDKKIVLLIILLLVGGRTFSQVHYSIEGSTDHEYEGRKVFLIMVEEDNRQADSTNVVNGKFIFKGELLQPCWAAVCIDGMDGIFTVLENGNIRICTDGKEGWCEGTPINDVFQKSWREYQVLNQAGIDAFKKLDSLNVETERKKELYAITREKVIKQTKEFIKRTVYENLDNIIPAFWIRIFQEQITVDELNAMLADASPC; encoded by the coding sequence ATGGATAAGAAAATAGTACTATTAATAATCTTGCTTCTCGTAGGAGGAAGAACCTTCTCTCAAGTACATTACAGTATTGAAGGAAGTACAGATCACGAATATGAAGGACGAAAAGTTTTCCTGATTATGGTGGAAGAGGATAATCGGCAGGCTGATAGTACGAATGTCGTGAATGGAAAATTCATTTTTAAAGGAGAGTTGCTACAGCCTTGCTGGGCGGCTGTATGCATTGATGGTATGGATGGGATTTTCACCGTACTTGAGAATGGGAATATTCGTATTTGTACAGATGGTAAGGAGGGTTGGTGCGAAGGCACTCCAATTAATGATGTATTTCAAAAGAGTTGGAGGGAGTATCAAGTGCTGAATCAAGCTGGTATAGATGCTTTTAAGAAATTGGATAGTCTGAATGTTGAAACTGAAAGGAAAAAGGAATTATATGCAATTACCCGTGAAAAGGTGATAAAACAAACAAAGGAATTTATAAAAAGAACTGTTTATGAGAATCTTGATAATATAATTCCTGCATTTTGGATTCGCATTTTTCAGGAACAGATTACCGTTGACGAATTAAACGCTATGCTTGCCGATGCCTCTCCATGCTGA
- the lepB gene encoding signal peptidase I has product MIKIKFVELFSKQCLKHLSCGILWCLGFVQTYVFIRLYWLVSCVIPTYSMSPTLLAGDYIIISLRIPGRRLVREDNARLGHYIISRKKGDRSVRVGDVVVFNFPYSKGEEQMRMNFDLYFCKRCVAIPGETYIWEWDAVSDSVYLPRQEEVVVIDSLNFRHYNRCIEYETGIMPKLLNGTVMHADTLMHSYRFKNNYYFMRGDNCVDSYDSRFWGILPEDFILGTGQFIWFSKDRDMGKIRWERMFRKL; this is encoded by the coding sequence TTGATAAAAATTAAGTTTGTGGAATTGTTTTCTAAGCAATGCTTGAAACATTTGAGTTGTGGAATTTTGTGGTGTTTAGGCTTTGTGCAAACTTATGTTTTTATTCGGCTTTATTGGTTGGTATCGTGTGTTATTCCCACTTATTCCATGTCGCCTACCTTACTTGCAGGAGATTACATTATAATCTCTTTACGTATTCCAGGAAGGCGATTGGTGAGAGAAGATAATGCCCGTTTAGGACATTATATTATAAGTCGGAAAAAAGGCGATCGCAGTGTGCGTGTAGGTGATGTGGTGGTATTTAACTTCCCCTATTCTAAAGGAGAGGAACAAATGAGAATGAACTTTGACTTGTATTTTTGTAAGCGGTGTGTAGCTATTCCGGGAGAAACTTATATTTGGGAATGGGATGCAGTTTCAGACAGTGTATATCTTCCTCGTCAGGAAGAGGTAGTTGTTATTGATTCATTGAATTTTCGGCATTATAATCGTTGCATAGAGTATGAAACAGGGATAATGCCGAAGCTCCTTAATGGCACAGTAATGCATGCCGATACATTGATGCATAGTTACCGTTTTAAAAATAATTATTATTTCATGCGTGGTGATAACTGCGTTGACTCTTATGATTCGCGCTTTTGGGGAATATTACCAGAAGATTTTATATTAGGGACAGGGCAATTTATATGGTTTTCTAAAGATAGAGATATGGGCAAAATTCGTTGGGAAAGGATGTTTAGGAAGTTATGA